Proteins encoded by one window of Cloeon dipterum chromosome 2, ieCloDipt1.1, whole genome shotgun sequence:
- the LOC135937287 gene encoding protein THEM6, whose translation MISLIGIVAFLFIFLDANYFIRIAFTILFGRVFQTKKKPTDQTAIYGFCTTQDVDIFVRHMNNARYVREMDFARFHFYDRTGLYESIVENKGNALQGACNIRYRRTIPIFTPYKVVTKLAGWDEKSIYLEQHFVTLSDGFIRAVALSKQNIVGVNVNQMLKDYPKPQQTLDLTQWLQSIETSSERLRKDK comes from the exons ATGATCTCACTTATAGGCATCGTGGCgtttttgttcatatttttagatGCCAATTATTTCATAAGGATCGCGTTTACCATTCTTTTCGGGCGTGTCTTCCAGACGAAGAAAAAGCCGACTGACCAAACTGCTATTTACG GATTTTGTACGACTCAGGATGTGGATATTTTTGTTCGGCACATGAACAACGCTCGTTATGTGAGGGAAATGGATTTTGCAAGGTTCCACTTTTACGACCGCACAGGGCTTTACGAAAGCATTGTGGAAAACAAGGGCAATGCTCTGCAGGGTGCTTGCAACATTCGCTACCGCAGGACCATACCGATTTTTACCCCGTACAAAGTTGTTACTAAG TTAGCTGGATGGGACGAGAAGTCCATCTATCTAGAGCAGCACTTTGTCACCTTATCTGACGGCTTCATAAGAGCAGTGGCGTTGAGCAAGCAAAACATTGTTGGAGTTAATGTAAACCAAATGTTGAAAGACTACCCAAAGCCTCAGCAAACTCTCGACCTGACTCAGTGGTTGCAGAGCATTGAGACTTCTAGCGAAAGACTGCGCAAAGATAAATAA